A genomic window from Lycium barbarum isolate Lr01 chromosome 4, ASM1917538v2, whole genome shotgun sequence includes:
- the LOC132634736 gene encoding probable trehalase isoform X2 yields MDKATIFMIFTLFVLFTAMNMIKAENCKKGHVIPTTPLVIFLEKVQEAALQVYGHKGFDPKLFVDMSLRKNLSVTVEAFNKLPRILNGSISANDLDGFIGNYLGGADEDLIYVEPVDYVAEPDGFLRKVKNTEVRAWALEVHSLWKNLSRKVSDNVLEKPELYTLLPLKNPVIIPGSRFNEVYYWDSYWVIRGLLASKMCETAKGIVNNLISLIDEFGYVLNGARAYYSNRSQPPVLAGMIVDIYNRTGIHKVTIQDAQGSNHSLSRYYAMWNKPRPESSTIDSETASKLPNICEKRELYRELASAAESGWDFSSRWMRNESDLTTTSTTSILPVDLNAFLLKMELDIAFLANLVGESSTVALFTEASQNRQKAMNCIFWNAEMGQWLDYWLTDSNTSEDIYIWEDLHQNKKSFASNFVPLWTENLISDNITTQKVVRSLQSSGLLQPAGIAMTLSNTGQQWDFPNGWPPLEHIIIEGLARSGLEEARALAKDIAVRWLRTNYVTYRKTGAMHEKYDVTKCGAYGGGGEYKPQTGFGWANGVVLALLEEFGWPEDLKIDC; encoded by the exons ATGGATAAAGCTACAATTTTTATGATTTTTACTTTGTTTGTGTTATTCACAGCCATGAATATGATTAAAGCTGAAAATTGTAAAAAGGGTCATGTAATTCCAACAACCCCTTTAGTGATTTTTCTTGAAAAAGTTCAAGAAGCTGCTCTTCAAGTTTATGGCCATAAAGGGTTTGACCCCAAACTTTTTGTTGATATGTCACTGAGAAAGAATCTTTCAGTAACAGTTGAAGCTTTTAATAAGCTTCCAAGAATCTTGAATGGTTCAATATCAGCAAATGATTTGGATGGGTTTATAG GTAATTATTTGGGTGGTGCTGATGAGGATTTGATTTATGTTGAGCCTGTGGATTATGTGGCTGAGCCTGATGGTTTTTTACGAAAGGTGAAGAATACTGAAGTGAGGGCTTGGGCATTGGAGGTGCATTCACTTTGGAAGAATTTAAGTAGGAAAGTGTCTGATAATGTATTGGAAAAACCAGAGTTGTATACTTTGCTTCCATTGAAAAATCCAGTTATTATACCGGGATCGCGGTTTAATGAGGTTTATTACTGGGATTCTTATTGGGTAATAAG GGGCTTGTTAGCAAGCAAGATGTGTGAAACTGCAAAAGGGATTGTAAATAATCTGATTTCTCTGATTGATGAATTTGGTTATGTTCTTAATGGTGCAAGAGCATACTACAGTAATAGAAG TCAGCCTCCTGTCCTGGCCGGGATGATTGTCGACATATACAATCGAACAG GAATACATAAAGTAACTATTCAAGATGCTCAGGGATCAAACCACAGTTTGAGTCGTTACTATGCTATGTGGAATAAACCCCGGCCAGAATCGTCAACTATT GACAGTGAAACAGCTTCCAAACTCCCAAATATATGTGAAAAAAGAGAATTATACCGCGAGCTGGCATCAGCTGCTGAAAGTGGATGGGATTTCAGTTCAAGATGGATGAG GAACGAATCTGATCTCACAACAACTAGTACAACATCAATTTTACCAGTTGATTTGAATGCATTCCTTCTGAAG ATGGAACTTGACATAGCCTTTCTTGCAAATCTTGTTGGAGAGAGTAGCACGGTTGCACTATTTACAGAAGCTTCTCAAAATAGACAAAAGGCCATGAACTGTATCTTTTGGAATGCAGAGATGGGGCAATGGCTTGATTACTGGCTTACTGACAGCAACACATCCGAG GATATTTATATATGGGAAGATTTGCACCAGAACAAGAAGTCATTTGCCTCTAACTTTGTTCCTTTGTGGACTGAAAATCTAATTTCAG ATAATATCACAACTCAGAAAGTAGTTCGAAGTCTCCAGAGCTCGGGCTTGCTTCAACCTGCAGGGATTGCAATGACCTTGTCTAATACAGGACAGCAATG GGATTTTCCGAATGGTTGGCCTCCCCTTGAACACATAATTATCGAAGGTCTCGCAAGATCCGGACTAGAAGAGGCAAGAGCCTTAGCTAAAGACATTGCTGTGCGCTGGTTACGAACGAACTATGTGACTTACAGGAAAACCGGTGCAATGCATGAAAAATATGATGTCACAAAATGTGGAGCATACGGAGGTGGTGGAGAATATAAACCCCAA
- the LOC132634736 gene encoding probable trehalase isoform X1 encodes MDKATIFMIFTLFVLFTAMNMIKAENCKKGHVIPTTPLVIFLEKVQEAALQVYGHKGFDPKLFVDMSLRKNLSVTVEAFNKLPRILNGSISANDLDGFIGNYLGGADEDLIYVEPVDYVAEPDGFLRKVKNTEVRAWALEVHSLWKNLSRKVSDNVLEKPELYTLLPLKNPVIIPGSRFNEVYYWDSYWVIRGLLASKMCETAKGIVNNLISLIDEFGYVLNGARAYYSNRSQPPVLAGMIVDIYNRTGDLDFARTSLPALLKEYHFWNSGIHKVTIQDAQGSNHSLSRYYAMWNKPRPESSTIDSETASKLPNICEKRELYRELASAAESGWDFSSRWMRNESDLTTTSTTSILPVDLNAFLLKMELDIAFLANLVGESSTVALFTEASQNRQKAMNCIFWNAEMGQWLDYWLTDSNTSEDIYIWEDLHQNKKSFASNFVPLWTENLISDNITTQKVVRSLQSSGLLQPAGIAMTLSNTGQQWDFPNGWPPLEHIIIEGLARSGLEEARALAKDIAVRWLRTNYVTYRKTGAMHEKYDVTKCGAYGGGGEYKPQTGFGWANGVVLALLEEFGWPEDLKIDC; translated from the exons ATGGATAAAGCTACAATTTTTATGATTTTTACTTTGTTTGTGTTATTCACAGCCATGAATATGATTAAAGCTGAAAATTGTAAAAAGGGTCATGTAATTCCAACAACCCCTTTAGTGATTTTTCTTGAAAAAGTTCAAGAAGCTGCTCTTCAAGTTTATGGCCATAAAGGGTTTGACCCCAAACTTTTTGTTGATATGTCACTGAGAAAGAATCTTTCAGTAACAGTTGAAGCTTTTAATAAGCTTCCAAGAATCTTGAATGGTTCAATATCAGCAAATGATTTGGATGGGTTTATAG GTAATTATTTGGGTGGTGCTGATGAGGATTTGATTTATGTTGAGCCTGTGGATTATGTGGCTGAGCCTGATGGTTTTTTACGAAAGGTGAAGAATACTGAAGTGAGGGCTTGGGCATTGGAGGTGCATTCACTTTGGAAGAATTTAAGTAGGAAAGTGTCTGATAATGTATTGGAAAAACCAGAGTTGTATACTTTGCTTCCATTGAAAAATCCAGTTATTATACCGGGATCGCGGTTTAATGAGGTTTATTACTGGGATTCTTATTGGGTAATAAG GGGCTTGTTAGCAAGCAAGATGTGTGAAACTGCAAAAGGGATTGTAAATAATCTGATTTCTCTGATTGATGAATTTGGTTATGTTCTTAATGGTGCAAGAGCATACTACAGTAATAGAAG TCAGCCTCCTGTCCTGGCCGGGATGATTGTCGACATATACAATCGAACAGGTGATTTAGATTTTGCTAGAACATCTCTTCCTGCTTTACTCAAGGAGTATCACTTTTGGAATTCTG GAATACATAAAGTAACTATTCAAGATGCTCAGGGATCAAACCACAGTTTGAGTCGTTACTATGCTATGTGGAATAAACCCCGGCCAGAATCGTCAACTATT GACAGTGAAACAGCTTCCAAACTCCCAAATATATGTGAAAAAAGAGAATTATACCGCGAGCTGGCATCAGCTGCTGAAAGTGGATGGGATTTCAGTTCAAGATGGATGAG GAACGAATCTGATCTCACAACAACTAGTACAACATCAATTTTACCAGTTGATTTGAATGCATTCCTTCTGAAG ATGGAACTTGACATAGCCTTTCTTGCAAATCTTGTTGGAGAGAGTAGCACGGTTGCACTATTTACAGAAGCTTCTCAAAATAGACAAAAGGCCATGAACTGTATCTTTTGGAATGCAGAGATGGGGCAATGGCTTGATTACTGGCTTACTGACAGCAACACATCCGAG GATATTTATATATGGGAAGATTTGCACCAGAACAAGAAGTCATTTGCCTCTAACTTTGTTCCTTTGTGGACTGAAAATCTAATTTCAG ATAATATCACAACTCAGAAAGTAGTTCGAAGTCTCCAGAGCTCGGGCTTGCTTCAACCTGCAGGGATTGCAATGACCTTGTCTAATACAGGACAGCAATG GGATTTTCCGAATGGTTGGCCTCCCCTTGAACACATAATTATCGAAGGTCTCGCAAGATCCGGACTAGAAGAGGCAAGAGCCTTAGCTAAAGACATTGCTGTGCGCTGGTTACGAACGAACTATGTGACTTACAGGAAAACCGGTGCAATGCATGAAAAATATGATGTCACAAAATGTGGAGCATACGGAGGTGGTGGAGAATATAAACCCCAA
- the LOC132634738 gene encoding probable trehalase isoform X2 yields MNMIEAETCTYTEKGPVIATTPLVSFLERVQESALQAYGQKGFDAKHFVDMSLRKNLSVTVEAFDKLPRTVNGSILANDLDGFIVNYLRKVDEDLVYVEPVDYVAEPEGFLPKVKNPEVRKWALEVHSLWKNLSRKVSDNVLEKPELYTLLPLKNPVIIAGSRFREVYYWDSYWIIRGLLVSKMYETAKGIVTNLISLIDQYGYVLNGARAYYTNRSQPPVLAGMIVDIYNQTGDLDLVRGSLPALLKEYHFWSSGIHRVTIQDAQGSNHSLSRYYAMWNTPRPEASTIDKKTATKLPNICEKREFYRDLASAAESGWDFSSRWMRNESDLTTTSTTSILPVDLNVFLLKMEIDIVFLANIIGESSVVAQFTEASQNRQKAINCIFWHAEMGQWLDYWLGSSNTSEDIYKWEDLHQNKKSFASNFVPLWTELFRSDKITTQKVVQSLRSSGLLQPAGIAMTLSNTGQQWDFPNGWPPLQHIIIEGLARSGLEEARALAKDIAVRWIRTNYVAYKKTGAMYEKYDVTKCGAAGGGGFYVAQTGFGWANGVVLALLEEFGWPEDLKIDCY; encoded by the exons ATGAATATGATTGAAGCTGAAACTTGCACATACACTGAAAAAGGTCCTGTAATTGCCACAACCCCTTTAGTGAGTTTTCTTGAAAGAGTTCAAGAATCTGCTCTTCAAGCTTATGGCCAAAAAGGGTTTGATGCTAAACATTTTGTTGATATGTCACTTAGAAAGAATCTTTCAGTGACAGTTGAAGCTTTTGATAAGCTTCCAAGAACTGTGAATGGTTCAATACTAGCAAATGATTTGGATGGTTTTATAGTTAACTATTTAAGGAAAGTTGATGAGGATTTGGTTTATGTTGAGCCTGTGGATTATGTAGCTGAGCCTGAAGGTTTTTTGCCAAAGGTGAAGAATCCTGAAGTGAGGAAATGGGCATTGGAGGTGCATTCACTTTGGAAGAATTTAAGTAGAAAAGTGTCTGATAATGTATTGGAAAAGCCAGAGTTGTATACTTTGCTTCCATTGAAAAATCCAGTCATTATAGCGGGATCGCGTTTTAGAGAGGTTTATTACTGGGATTCTTACTGGATAATAAG GGGCTTGTTAGTAAGCAAGATGTATGAAACTGCAAAAGGGATTGTTACTAATCTGATTTCTTTGATAGATCAATATGGTTATGTTCTTAATGGCGCACGAGCATACTACACTAACAGAAG TCAGCCTCCTGTCCTGGCAGGGATGATCGTTGACATATACAATCAAACGGGTGATTTAGACTTGGTTAGAGGATCTCTTCCTGCTTTGCTCAAGGAGTATCACTTTTGGAGTTCAG GAATACATAGAGTGACTATTCAAGATGCTCAGGGATCAAACCACAGCTTGAGTCGGTACTATGCTATGTGGAATACACCCCGGCCAGAAGCGTCAACTATT GATAAGAAAACAGCTACCAAACTCCCAAATATCTGTGAAAAAAGAGAATTTTATCGCGACCTGGCGTCAGCTGCTGAAAGTGGATGGGATTTCAGTTCAAGATGGATGAG GAACGAATCTGATCTCACAACAACTAGTACAACATCAATTTTACCAGTTGACCTGAATGTATTCCTTCTGAAG ATGGAAATTGACATAGTATTTCTAGCAAATATTATTGGAGAAAGTAGTGTGGTTGCACAATTTACAGAAGCTTCTCAAAATAGACAAAAGGCCATTAACTGTATCTTTTGGCACGCGGAGATGGGGCAATGGCTTGATTACTGGCTTGGCAGCAGTAACACATCCGAG GATATTTATAAATGGGAAGATTTACACCAGAACAAGAAGTCATTTGCCTCTAACTTTGTCCCTTTGTGGACTGAATTATTTCGTTCAG ATAAGATCACAACTCAAAAAGTAGTTCAAAGTCTCCGGAGCTCGGGCCTTCTTCAACCTGCAGGGATTGCAATGACCTTGTCTAATACCGGACAACAATG GGATTTTCCAAATGGTTGGCCACCCCTTCAACACATAATCATTGAAGGTCTCGCAAGGTCGGGGCTAGAAGAGGCAAGAGCCTTAGCTAAAGACATTGCTGTCCGGTGGATAAGAACGAATTATGTAGCTTACAAGAAAACGGGTGCAATGTACGAAAAATATGATGTGACAAAATGTGGAGCAGCCGGAGGTGGTGGCTTTTATGTAGCTCAA ACTGGTTTTGGATGGGCAAATGGTGTTGTTCTGGCACTTCTGGAGGAATTTGGATGGCCTGAAGACTTGAAGATTGATTGCTACTGA
- the LOC132634738 gene encoding probable trehalase isoform X1: MNMIEAETCTYTEKGPVIATTPLVSFLERVQESALQAYGQKGFDAKHFVDMSLRKNLSVTVEAFDKLPRTVNGSILANDLDGFIVNYLRKVDEDLVYVEPVDYVAEPEGFLPKVKNPEVRKWALEVHSLWKNLSRKVSDNVLEKPELYTLLPLKNPVIIAGSRFREVYYWDSYWIIRGLLVSKMYETAKGIVTNLISLIDQYGYVLNGARAYYTNRSQPPVLAGMIVDIYNQTGDLDLVRGSLPALLKEYHFWSSGIHRVTIQDAQGSNHSLSRYYAMWNTPRPEASTIDKKTATKLPNICEKREFYRDLASAAESGWDFSSRWMRNESDLTTTSTTSILPVDLNVFLLKFVSQMEIDIVFLANIIGESSVVAQFTEASQNRQKAINCIFWHAEMGQWLDYWLGSSNTSEDIYKWEDLHQNKKSFASNFVPLWTELFRSDKITTQKVVQSLRSSGLLQPAGIAMTLSNTGQQWDFPNGWPPLQHIIIEGLARSGLEEARALAKDIAVRWIRTNYVAYKKTGAMYEKYDVTKCGAAGGGGFYVAQTGFGWANGVVLALLEEFGWPEDLKIDCY; the protein is encoded by the exons ATGAATATGATTGAAGCTGAAACTTGCACATACACTGAAAAAGGTCCTGTAATTGCCACAACCCCTTTAGTGAGTTTTCTTGAAAGAGTTCAAGAATCTGCTCTTCAAGCTTATGGCCAAAAAGGGTTTGATGCTAAACATTTTGTTGATATGTCACTTAGAAAGAATCTTTCAGTGACAGTTGAAGCTTTTGATAAGCTTCCAAGAACTGTGAATGGTTCAATACTAGCAAATGATTTGGATGGTTTTATAGTTAACTATTTAAGGAAAGTTGATGAGGATTTGGTTTATGTTGAGCCTGTGGATTATGTAGCTGAGCCTGAAGGTTTTTTGCCAAAGGTGAAGAATCCTGAAGTGAGGAAATGGGCATTGGAGGTGCATTCACTTTGGAAGAATTTAAGTAGAAAAGTGTCTGATAATGTATTGGAAAAGCCAGAGTTGTATACTTTGCTTCCATTGAAAAATCCAGTCATTATAGCGGGATCGCGTTTTAGAGAGGTTTATTACTGGGATTCTTACTGGATAATAAG GGGCTTGTTAGTAAGCAAGATGTATGAAACTGCAAAAGGGATTGTTACTAATCTGATTTCTTTGATAGATCAATATGGTTATGTTCTTAATGGCGCACGAGCATACTACACTAACAGAAG TCAGCCTCCTGTCCTGGCAGGGATGATCGTTGACATATACAATCAAACGGGTGATTTAGACTTGGTTAGAGGATCTCTTCCTGCTTTGCTCAAGGAGTATCACTTTTGGAGTTCAG GAATACATAGAGTGACTATTCAAGATGCTCAGGGATCAAACCACAGCTTGAGTCGGTACTATGCTATGTGGAATACACCCCGGCCAGAAGCGTCAACTATT GATAAGAAAACAGCTACCAAACTCCCAAATATCTGTGAAAAAAGAGAATTTTATCGCGACCTGGCGTCAGCTGCTGAAAGTGGATGGGATTTCAGTTCAAGATGGATGAG GAACGAATCTGATCTCACAACAACTAGTACAACATCAATTTTACCAGTTGACCTGAATGTATTCCTTCTGAAG TTTGTGTCACAGATGGAAATTGACATAGTATTTCTAGCAAATATTATTGGAGAAAGTAGTGTGGTTGCACAATTTACAGAAGCTTCTCAAAATAGACAAAAGGCCATTAACTGTATCTTTTGGCACGCGGAGATGGGGCAATGGCTTGATTACTGGCTTGGCAGCAGTAACACATCCGAG GATATTTATAAATGGGAAGATTTACACCAGAACAAGAAGTCATTTGCCTCTAACTTTGTCCCTTTGTGGACTGAATTATTTCGTTCAG ATAAGATCACAACTCAAAAAGTAGTTCAAAGTCTCCGGAGCTCGGGCCTTCTTCAACCTGCAGGGATTGCAATGACCTTGTCTAATACCGGACAACAATG GGATTTTCCAAATGGTTGGCCACCCCTTCAACACATAATCATTGAAGGTCTCGCAAGGTCGGGGCTAGAAGAGGCAAGAGCCTTAGCTAAAGACATTGCTGTCCGGTGGATAAGAACGAATTATGTAGCTTACAAGAAAACGGGTGCAATGTACGAAAAATATGATGTGACAAAATGTGGAGCAGCCGGAGGTGGTGGCTTTTATGTAGCTCAA ACTGGTTTTGGATGGGCAAATGGTGTTGTTCTGGCACTTCTGGAGGAATTTGGATGGCCTGAAGACTTGAAGATTGATTGCTACTGA
- the LOC132634738 gene encoding trehalase-like isoform X3 yields MNMIEAETCTYTEKGPVIATTPLVSFLERVQESALQAYGQKGFDAKHFVDMSLRKNLSVTVEAFDKLPRTVNGSILANDLDGFIVNYLRKVDEDLVYVEPVDYVAEPEGFLPKVKNPEVRKWALEVHSLWKNLSRKVSDNVLEKPELYTLLPLKNPVIIAGSRFREVYYWDSYWIIRGLLVSKMYETAKGIVTNLISLIDQYGYVLNGARAYYTNRSQPPVLAGMIVDIYNQTGDLDLVRGSLPALLKEYHFWSSGIHRVTIQDAQGSNHSLSRYYAMWNTPRPEASTIDKKTATKLPNICEKREFYRDLASAAESGWDFSSRWMRNESDLTTTSTTSILPVDLNVFLLKFVSQMEIDIVFLANIIGESSVVAQFTEASQNRQKAINCIFWHAEMGQWLDYWLGSSNTSEDIYKWEDLHQNKKSFASNFVPLWTELFRSDHNSKSSSKSPELGPSSTCRDCNDLV; encoded by the exons ATGAATATGATTGAAGCTGAAACTTGCACATACACTGAAAAAGGTCCTGTAATTGCCACAACCCCTTTAGTGAGTTTTCTTGAAAGAGTTCAAGAATCTGCTCTTCAAGCTTATGGCCAAAAAGGGTTTGATGCTAAACATTTTGTTGATATGTCACTTAGAAAGAATCTTTCAGTGACAGTTGAAGCTTTTGATAAGCTTCCAAGAACTGTGAATGGTTCAATACTAGCAAATGATTTGGATGGTTTTATAGTTAACTATTTAAGGAAAGTTGATGAGGATTTGGTTTATGTTGAGCCTGTGGATTATGTAGCTGAGCCTGAAGGTTTTTTGCCAAAGGTGAAGAATCCTGAAGTGAGGAAATGGGCATTGGAGGTGCATTCACTTTGGAAGAATTTAAGTAGAAAAGTGTCTGATAATGTATTGGAAAAGCCAGAGTTGTATACTTTGCTTCCATTGAAAAATCCAGTCATTATAGCGGGATCGCGTTTTAGAGAGGTTTATTACTGGGATTCTTACTGGATAATAAG GGGCTTGTTAGTAAGCAAGATGTATGAAACTGCAAAAGGGATTGTTACTAATCTGATTTCTTTGATAGATCAATATGGTTATGTTCTTAATGGCGCACGAGCATACTACACTAACAGAAG TCAGCCTCCTGTCCTGGCAGGGATGATCGTTGACATATACAATCAAACGGGTGATTTAGACTTGGTTAGAGGATCTCTTCCTGCTTTGCTCAAGGAGTATCACTTTTGGAGTTCAG GAATACATAGAGTGACTATTCAAGATGCTCAGGGATCAAACCACAGCTTGAGTCGGTACTATGCTATGTGGAATACACCCCGGCCAGAAGCGTCAACTATT GATAAGAAAACAGCTACCAAACTCCCAAATATCTGTGAAAAAAGAGAATTTTATCGCGACCTGGCGTCAGCTGCTGAAAGTGGATGGGATTTCAGTTCAAGATGGATGAG GAACGAATCTGATCTCACAACAACTAGTACAACATCAATTTTACCAGTTGACCTGAATGTATTCCTTCTGAAG TTTGTGTCACAGATGGAAATTGACATAGTATTTCTAGCAAATATTATTGGAGAAAGTAGTGTGGTTGCACAATTTACAGAAGCTTCTCAAAATAGACAAAAGGCCATTAACTGTATCTTTTGGCACGCGGAGATGGGGCAATGGCTTGATTACTGGCTTGGCAGCAGTAACACATCCGAG GATATTTATAAATGGGAAGATTTACACCAGAACAAGAAGTCATTTGCCTCTAACTTTGTCCCTTTGTGGACTGAATTATTTCGTTCAG ATCACAACTCAAAAAGTAGTTCAAAGTCTCCGGAGCTCGGGCCTTCTTCAACCTGCAGGGATTGCAATGACCTTGTCTAA